In Rhinolophus ferrumequinum isolate MPI-CBG mRhiFer1 chromosome 18, mRhiFer1_v1.p, whole genome shotgun sequence, a genomic segment contains:
- the PRSS57 gene encoding LOW QUALITY PROTEIN: serine protease 57 (The sequence of the model RefSeq protein was modified relative to this genomic sequence to represent the inferred CDS: inserted 2 bases in 2 codons; substituted 2 bases at 2 genomic stop codons), with translation MGLGAGGRDHLLLTLATALMLFMRPPGYWGARIIGGHEVTPHSRPYMGSVSFEGQHHCGXRTCWMVSAADCFNNRDPXTGLGVSGTHALRTSEPTQQVFGISAVIQLPDYQPVTHANDVCLLQLNSSAILGPAVGLLXAAAEERRALKAGAQCQVAGWGSVSNFEELPPGLMEAEVRVLGLDVCNSSWKGLLSPAMLCTHSGDCRRRRRXGFCLADSGGPLVCRNRAHSLVSFSGLWYGDPKTPDVYKQVSSFITWIWDVVRQHRHGLQRSCLNHNTGCTKEMTADADSSSLGNSMAGAGGPRGPPDPGSPGWALVPNKKGQNN, from the exons ATGGGGCTTGGGGCTGGGGGCCGGGACCACTTGCTGCTGACCTTGGCAACTGCCCTGATGCTGTTCATGAGGCCCCCAG GTTACTGGGGGGCCCGGATCATTGGGGGCCATGAGGTGACACCCCACTCCCGTCCCTACATGGGGTCAGTGAGCTTTGAGGGCCAGCACCACTGTG TCCGCACCTGCTGGATGGTCTCAGCTGCCGACTGCTTCAACAACAG AG ACCCCTGAACAGGCCTAGGGGTGAGCGGGACCCATGCCCTGCGCACCTCAGAGCCCACCCAGCAGGTGTTTGGCATCTCAGCTGTCATCCAGCTCCCTGACTATCAGCCCGTGACTCATGCCAATGATGTCTGCCTGCTGCAG CTGAACAGCTCTGCCATCCTGGGTCCTGCAGTGGGGTTGC GGGCTGCTGCGGAGGAGCGCAGGGCACTCAAGGCTGGGGCACAGTGCCAGGTGGCTGGCTGGGGATCTGTGTCCAACTTTGAGGAGCTGCCACCTGGGCTGATGGAGGCCGAGGTCCGTGTGCTGGGCCTGGACGTCTGCAACAGCTCCTGGAAGGGCCTGCTGAGCCCTGCCATGCTCTGCACTCACAGTGGGGActgccggcggcggcggcggtgagGCTTCTGCTTG gCAGACTCTGGGGGGCCCCTGGTGTGCAGGAACCGGGCCCATAGCCTTGTCTCCTTTTCTGGCCTCTGGTACGGTGACCCGAAGACCCCTGACGTGTACAAGCAGGTGTCCTCCTTCATCACCTGGATATGGGACGTGGTTCGGCAGCACCGGCATGGCCTCCAAAGGAGCTGCCTGAATCACAACACTGGGTGTACAAAAGAGATGACAGCTGATGCAGACAGCTCCAGCCTGGGAAATTCTATGGCCGGGGCAGGGGGTCCACGGGGGCCCCCAGACCCAGGAAGCCCAGGGTGGGCATTAGTTCCAAACAAAAAGGGccaaaataactga